From Paraburkholderia sabiae, a single genomic window includes:
- a CDS encoding plasmid stabilization protein — protein sequence MRVRDRLCIELGGMRRDWDRWCVRRGLTVGEGARQLVAAALRADGGNDDPEIDAEVRWSVVGDPRIRIELRLTAAELEAVELRAEGAGLTANRWIVALIRAQLTHEPQLGAREMRLLSDSNLQLASIGRWLAQLARGGHIRHGGQDVNGAVEAIRGAIDAHLRVVADVMRANLDRWSR from the coding sequence ATGCGTGTACGTGATCGCTTATGTATCGAGCTTGGTGGCATGAGACGGGATTGGGATCGCTGGTGCGTGCGCCGGGGCCTGACCGTTGGTGAGGGCGCGCGGCAACTGGTGGCCGCCGCGTTGCGTGCGGACGGTGGCAATGATGATCCGGAAATCGACGCGGAGGTTCGTTGGAGCGTTGTCGGCGATCCTCGCATCCGGATCGAACTCAGGTTGACGGCTGCCGAACTCGAGGCTGTTGAGTTGCGCGCGGAGGGGGCGGGCCTGACAGCTAACCGCTGGATCGTTGCGCTGATCCGTGCGCAGTTGACGCACGAACCCCAGCTTGGCGCGCGCGAGATGCGGCTGCTGTCGGATTCGAATCTGCAGCTTGCTTCGATCGGGAGATGGCTTGCACAACTTGCCCGCGGCGGCCACATACGACATGGCGGACAGGATGTGAACGGCGCCGTCGAGGCCATTCGTGGGGCGATCGATGCGCACCTGCGCGTCGTGGCAGATGTGATGCGGGCAAACCTCGATCGATGGAGCCGGTGA
- a CDS encoding relaxase/mobilization nuclease domain-containing protein, producing MPYPKVYIDAMLLNWGDRLFQDPFRHARARRLSQASLRDEAARMREQLARTLRRTPEVMIKITNKASGAQGIGAVRRHLRYISRNGRVELEDQNGDRIAGPEAVRDLVQTWQFGGWGIPEASVRREVFNILLSMPPGTNRQAVRDAARDFAAVEFGDGRAYVFAAHDDEAHPHVHLSVQVRGPDGRRLNPRKQDLRRWRERFAEQLRANGVDANATPRRVRGETRRYPAQGVRHMVERGEKPKYWRAVANETQRRAGWQAHDKAFAVWREVARTMAASPAGADRAMAVGIVEFVRAMPVQRDAVVPDMRRDPAPMRKHRTAPERDGRPDVPDPHIEL from the coding sequence ATGCCTTATCCGAAGGTCTACATTGATGCGATGCTTCTGAACTGGGGTGACCGGCTGTTTCAGGATCCGTTCAGGCACGCGAGGGCACGGCGACTCTCGCAGGCGAGCCTGCGAGACGAGGCCGCGAGAATGCGCGAGCAGCTCGCGCGTACGCTCAGGCGCACGCCGGAAGTGATGATCAAGATCACGAACAAGGCATCGGGCGCGCAGGGCATCGGCGCGGTGCGCCGGCACCTTCGATATATCTCCCGGAACGGGCGGGTGGAACTGGAAGACCAGAATGGCGATCGCATCGCCGGACCCGAGGCGGTACGAGATCTCGTGCAGACCTGGCAATTTGGCGGATGGGGTATACCGGAAGCGAGTGTTCGTCGCGAGGTGTTCAACATCCTGCTGTCGATGCCGCCGGGTACGAACCGTCAGGCCGTGCGGGACGCCGCCCGGGATTTTGCGGCCGTTGAATTTGGAGATGGGCGTGCCTATGTGTTTGCTGCGCATGACGACGAGGCACACCCGCATGTTCACCTCAGCGTGCAGGTCCGTGGACCGGATGGCCGGCGTCTGAATCCGCGAAAGCAGGATCTGCGGCGTTGGCGCGAGCGGTTCGCAGAGCAGCTACGCGCGAACGGTGTGGATGCCAACGCAACGCCCCGACGGGTGCGTGGCGAGACCCGACGATATCCGGCACAGGGCGTCAGGCATATGGTGGAGCGTGGTGAGAAACCGAAGTACTGGCGTGCCGTTGCGAACGAAACGCAGCGACGCGCCGGGTGGCAGGCTCACGACAAGGCATTTGCAGTGTGGCGGGAGGTGGCGCGGACAATGGCCGCGTCCCCAGCCGGTGCGGACCGCGCGATGGCTGTGGGCATTGTGGAGTTCGTGCGCGCGATGCCGGTCCAGCGGGACGCCGTTGTCCCAGACATGAGACGGGATCCGGCGCCAATGCGCAAGCATCGGACGGCACCAGAGCGCGATGGTCGGCCTGACGTCCCCGATCCGCACATCGAACTCTAG
- a CDS encoding helix-turn-helix domain-containing protein: MSAASSSIFGTRLKEARLEAGLSQKQLGIEAGLDPFVASTRVNRYELGVHKVDYTFAIRLAAVLKVPVAFLYAEDAELAQLILVFGRLPKRKRAELLSHAKTFEAGS, from the coding sequence ATGTCTGCGGCGTCATCTTCGATTTTTGGAACGCGACTGAAGGAGGCTCGCCTGGAGGCCGGGCTATCGCAGAAGCAACTCGGAATCGAGGCTGGCCTGGATCCATTCGTCGCGAGCACCCGAGTTAACCGTTATGAACTGGGTGTCCATAAGGTCGACTACACATTCGCAATTCGTCTCGCCGCCGTGCTCAAGGTGCCGGTGGCCTTTCTGTATGCTGAAGACGCTGAACTTGCCCAACTTATCTTGGTTTTTGGCAGGCTTCCGAAACGAAAGCGAGCCGAGCTTTTGTCGCATGCAAAGACCTTCGAGGCCGGGTCGTAA
- a CDS encoding LysR family transcriptional regulator, with translation MDYFAAVRAFVRAAELKSFSKTANELAVKTSTVSRYVSELEHDLGIALFNRSTRGLVLTEGGRLFREHALIALQALDDAREVTSSLNRTPQGALRVTMPPAFGRLHIVPHLPAFMARYPDIDLDIVSTEQTLNMIDAGIDVAIRTGVLLDSSLMARRLAPHRRIVCGSPAYFERRGTPRVPVDLAAHDALRLPLVPDDKWSFTRAAAGAQASQEQEQVVELQGRLRADDSEAVLALAVAGCGVALLPTWLAFTALREGRLQHVLPEWEARTGRAEPAVWAAYPPKKIVSSKVRAFVDFYAEAFGEPPYWDDGLTLARRP, from the coding sequence ATGGACTACTTCGCCGCAGTACGGGCCTTCGTTCGCGCAGCGGAGCTGAAGAGCTTCAGCAAGACGGCCAATGAACTGGCCGTCAAAACATCGACCGTATCGCGCTACGTGAGCGAACTGGAACATGATCTGGGCATCGCTCTATTCAACCGGTCGACGCGCGGTCTCGTCCTGACAGAGGGCGGCCGGCTGTTTCGTGAACACGCGTTGATAGCGTTGCAGGCACTCGATGACGCGCGCGAAGTGACGTCGTCGCTGAATCGCACGCCGCAAGGCGCGCTGCGCGTGACGATGCCGCCAGCGTTTGGGCGCCTGCACATCGTGCCTCATCTGCCGGCTTTCATGGCGCGCTACCCTGACATCGACCTGGACATCGTCTCGACGGAGCAAACGCTCAACATGATCGACGCGGGCATTGACGTGGCGATCCGTACTGGCGTGTTGCTCGATTCTTCATTGATGGCGAGGCGCCTTGCGCCGCATCGTCGTATCGTCTGTGGCAGTCCGGCGTATTTCGAGCGTCGCGGCACGCCCCGTGTCCCTGTCGATCTGGCCGCACACGATGCACTTCGCCTGCCCCTGGTGCCGGACGACAAATGGTCTTTCACGCGTGCCGCCGCCGGTGCGCAAGCGTCGCAAGAACAGGAACAGGTGGTGGAGTTGCAGGGGCGTTTGCGTGCCGACGATTCGGAAGCCGTGCTCGCGCTCGCCGTGGCCGGCTGCGGCGTGGCGCTCCTGCCAACATGGCTCGCGTTCACGGCCCTGCGCGAAGGACGCTTGCAGCACGTATTGCCGGAATGGGAAGCGCGCACCGGACGAGCCGAACCTGCGGTCTGGGCGGCCTACCCACCGAAGAAGATCGTCTCGTCGAAGGTGCGCGCCTTCGTGGACTTCTATGCCGAAGCGTTTGGCGAGCCACCGTACTGGGACGATGGTCTCACACTGGCGCGTCGACCTTAA
- a CDS encoding cupin domain-containing protein: protein MLTMMSPTLAGESDIATEDAQYFEYTSSANPIGAKLISRVPFRSFPPSLYADGATRVVPLDLSAELGCAGPATGPGLSASFLRINAGEALTVEPNATSQVCYVISGAGTVEQGRTSFPFAMGDFFTLPGGAAAVLSAEVTATLYYVNDAPLLAYLGTTGVHPRFAPTRYPAAKAQAALRDVAEQPNADRRNRISVLMGNANFPQTRTVTHVLWAMFGIVPPNSVQKPHRHQSIALDFIAGGNPGVYTLVGNELDSDGNIVNPTRVDWETGMAFVTPPGYWHAHFNETNENAYVIPIQDAGLQTYLRTLDIRFAV, encoded by the coding sequence ATGCTGACCATGATGTCGCCCACGCTTGCCGGCGAATCCGATATCGCGACCGAGGACGCGCAATACTTCGAATACACCTCGTCGGCGAATCCGATTGGTGCGAAGCTCATCTCGCGCGTTCCATTCCGGAGCTTCCCGCCTTCGTTATATGCAGACGGCGCGACCCGAGTCGTGCCGCTCGATCTGTCCGCGGAGCTAGGCTGCGCGGGTCCCGCGACCGGTCCCGGCTTGAGCGCCAGCTTCCTGCGCATCAATGCGGGCGAAGCGTTGACAGTCGAGCCGAATGCGACCTCGCAGGTCTGCTACGTTATCAGCGGTGCGGGTACTGTGGAACAGGGCAGAACGAGTTTCCCGTTTGCGATGGGCGATTTCTTCACGCTCCCGGGCGGCGCTGCCGCTGTGCTGTCCGCCGAAGTGACGGCCACGCTCTATTACGTCAACGACGCTCCTCTGCTCGCTTATCTTGGCACGACCGGGGTCCACCCACGATTTGCGCCAACACGCTATCCGGCCGCCAAGGCGCAGGCAGCATTGCGCGATGTCGCGGAACAACCCAACGCGGATCGTCGCAACCGCATCAGCGTGCTGATGGGCAACGCCAACTTTCCGCAGACGCGCACGGTCACGCATGTGTTGTGGGCGATGTTCGGCATCGTTCCGCCCAACTCCGTGCAGAAGCCGCATCGGCACCAGTCGATCGCGCTCGACTTCATCGCTGGCGGCAACCCGGGTGTCTATACGCTGGTTGGAAACGAACTGGACAGCGACGGCAATATCGTGAATCCGACCCGCGTCGATTGGGAAACGGGAATGGCGTTCGTTACTCCGCCGGGATACTGGCATGCGCATTTCAATGAAACGAACGAAAACGCCTACGTGATTCCAATCCAGGACGCCGGCTTGCAGACTTATCTGCGCACGCTAGACATCCGCTTTGCCGTTTAA
- a CDS encoding nucleotide-binding protein has translation MDTTISPIYLVGGSKGGVGKSFVSLALADYLQCQDIHAALVETDTSNPDVMKAVQDEMHCVAYSLDDADGWIGLVNFCDGHRDAAVIVNTAARNQAGVARFGAMLAGTLGELQRRLVVLWVINRQRDSLELLHGFSRTFPDALSHVVRNGYFGTPDKFTLYQTSELRKTIEKKGKSLDFPELADRVADELRGQRLSIRKAVETMHIGERAELLRWRALCGTMFDRVTVDG, from the coding sequence ATGGACACGACGATTTCCCCCATTTATCTGGTTGGCGGCAGCAAGGGCGGTGTGGGCAAGAGCTTTGTATCGCTTGCGCTGGCCGATTATCTCCAGTGTCAGGATATCCATGCCGCGCTGGTTGAAACCGACACCTCAAATCCGGACGTCATGAAGGCGGTTCAGGACGAGATGCATTGCGTTGCCTATAGTCTGGATGATGCAGACGGCTGGATTGGCCTCGTCAATTTCTGCGACGGACACCGGGACGCGGCAGTAATCGTCAATACGGCGGCGCGTAATCAGGCAGGTGTTGCGCGATTTGGTGCGATGCTGGCCGGTACGTTGGGCGAGCTTCAGCGCCGACTAGTCGTCCTGTGGGTGATTAACCGGCAGCGCGACAGTCTCGAACTGCTGCATGGTTTCAGCCGGACCTTCCCCGATGCGCTATCACACGTTGTACGCAACGGGTACTTCGGCACGCCGGACAAGTTCACTCTGTATCAGACCTCGGAGCTTCGCAAAACCATTGAGAAGAAGGGCAAGTCGCTTGATTTTCCCGAACTCGCGGATCGGGTTGCCGACGAACTGCGTGGTCAGCGTCTGTCGATACGCAAGGCTGTCGAGACGATGCATATCGGCGAACGGGCGGAGTTGCTGCGATGGCGCGCGCTGTGCGGAACGATGTTTGACAGGGTGACGGTCGATGGGTAA
- a CDS encoding ParB/RepB/Spo0J family partition protein: MQAEVNTQMNDTANAATADTVTDSTANAAPLLETSFGNEQPVVSVPYSALRRSPLNARTKPLSGIDSLATNIRAKGLLQNLIVHEVKGSRGKHRKLGVCAGQRRQAALDLLFEQGHITAEYPVPVRIVSEGEALAISLIENSEREGLDPFDVLRAYRMLAEEGRSVDYVAALFSAAPITIKRRMKLASASPKLLALLREDAITLDQLSALALTEDHETQEGIWFEANEWQRQPNYLRQAITRTEIDASRSRLVRFVGLDAYEAAGGYVRRDLFSDDENAGYIADPELLQRLAAAKLDAAAEEVRIEGWGWTEQRIERDVFELNRYGRLQPVQRPFTDDERRDMDTLTAQQDELAEKFEALSEDNENAYEEGERLEAEIDRVNAAIFALESRAETWDAQQMAEAGAFVMVGPQGELIIARGLVRRENSAALEAVGATVTGTPETERASGEKEKPEATEKPVHSAKLCQRLTAHRTAAVHAELIARPTVALAAVLQRLIPEVFPEGYGTRFAPQALKLSCTSNRDGLLGAADDLPTSTAWSLIEAQRERWGRELPARRADLLPWLIEQDPGTTLLDLLAFCTGALLDGIASDEKPHAINALASALDLDMTRYWTPTRASYFDHVSKARIAEVVASAVSPKVAADLGKMKKADAAAAAELRLVKAAWVPEILTDRDEDEDDSDDTDTGNGGNETPEGEDGHPKPDAGTGTEHINNTPADAEAAPVASRPLTPWPFPTADGMNGTQSGPRAA; this comes from the coding sequence ATGCAAGCCGAAGTCAACACGCAAATGAACGACACCGCAAACGCCGCCACAGCCGACACCGTCACAGACTCGACGGCCAATGCTGCGCCGCTGCTCGAAACCAGTTTCGGCAACGAGCAGCCAGTCGTGTCCGTACCGTATTCCGCCCTGCGGCGCTCGCCGCTCAATGCCCGTACAAAACCGCTGTCGGGCATTGACTCGCTCGCCACGAACATCAGGGCAAAAGGGCTGTTGCAGAACTTGATTGTTCACGAAGTGAAGGGCTCGCGCGGCAAACATCGCAAGCTTGGCGTCTGTGCCGGTCAACGCCGACAGGCCGCGCTCGATCTGCTGTTCGAGCAGGGCCACATTACCGCCGAATATCCGGTACCGGTGCGCATCGTCAGCGAGGGCGAAGCCCTTGCCATTTCGCTGATCGAGAACAGCGAACGCGAAGGACTCGACCCGTTCGACGTGCTGCGCGCCTACCGGATGCTGGCCGAGGAAGGTCGCAGCGTCGATTACGTGGCCGCGCTTTTCTCCGCCGCGCCAATCACGATTAAACGGCGCATGAAGCTCGCCAGCGCCTCCCCAAAGCTGCTTGCCCTGCTGCGCGAGGACGCCATCACGCTCGACCAGCTTTCGGCGCTCGCTCTCACCGAAGATCACGAGACGCAAGAGGGTATCTGGTTCGAAGCAAACGAGTGGCAACGTCAGCCCAACTATCTGCGGCAGGCGATCACACGCACCGAGATCGACGCGAGCCGCAGCCGTCTGGTGCGCTTCGTGGGGCTGGACGCCTATGAAGCAGCGGGAGGCTACGTGAGACGTGATCTCTTCAGTGACGACGAAAACGCGGGTTACATTGCCGACCCCGAACTGTTGCAACGCCTCGCCGCCGCGAAGCTCGACGCCGCCGCCGAAGAAGTCCGCATCGAAGGGTGGGGCTGGACCGAACAGCGTATCGAGCGCGACGTGTTCGAACTGAACCGCTACGGCAGATTGCAACCTGTGCAGCGCCCCTTCACCGACGACGAACGGCGAGACATGGACACGCTCACCGCGCAGCAGGATGAACTGGCCGAAAAGTTCGAAGCACTGTCGGAGGACAACGAGAACGCCTACGAGGAAGGCGAACGCCTCGAAGCCGAAATCGACAGGGTGAACGCGGCTATTTTCGCGCTCGAAAGCCGCGCGGAAACATGGGACGCGCAGCAGATGGCCGAAGCGGGTGCATTCGTGATGGTCGGCCCGCAGGGCGAACTGATCATCGCGCGGGGTCTGGTGCGCCGTGAAAACAGCGCTGCACTGGAGGCGGTGGGCGCGACCGTGACCGGCACGCCGGAAACTGAACGCGCATCCGGCGAGAAAGAGAAACCCGAAGCGACCGAGAAGCCTGTTCACAGCGCGAAGCTGTGCCAGCGCCTCACTGCGCATCGCACCGCCGCTGTTCACGCGGAACTGATCGCTCGGCCAACCGTCGCCCTCGCCGCCGTCCTGCAACGCCTGATTCCGGAAGTCTTTCCGGAGGGATATGGGACGCGTTTCGCACCGCAGGCGCTGAAACTGTCCTGCACGAGCAACCGCGACGGTCTACTCGGCGCGGCGGACGATCTGCCCACGAGCACTGCGTGGAGTCTCATTGAGGCACAGCGCGAGCGGTGGGGACGTGAACTCCCTGCGCGGCGAGCGGACCTGCTGCCTTGGCTGATTGAACAGGATCCCGGCACGACCCTGCTCGACCTGCTCGCCTTCTGCACCGGCGCGCTGCTTGACGGTATCGCGAGTGACGAGAAGCCTCATGCCATCAATGCGCTCGCGAGTGCCCTGGACCTCGACATGACGCGGTACTGGACGCCCACGCGCGCCTCGTATTTCGATCACGTCAGCAAGGCGCGCATCGCGGAGGTCGTCGCGAGCGCCGTGTCCCCGAAGGTGGCCGCCGACCTCGGCAAGATGAAGAAGGCCGACGCGGCAGCCGCCGCTGAACTGCGGCTTGTGAAAGCCGCATGGGTCCCGGAAATCCTCACCGATCGCGACGAGGATGAGGACGACAGCGACGATACCGATACCGGGAACGGAGGGAACGAAACGCCGGAAGGTGAGGACGGCCACCCGAAACCGGATGCCGGGACCGGCACGGAACACATCAACAACACACCTGCCGACGCAGAAGCCGCTCCCGTCGCGAGCAGACCGCTGACGCCGTGGCCCTTCCCCACTGCGGATGGCATGAACGGCACGCAATCCGGCCCGCGCGCGGCCTGA
- a CDS encoding DUF932 domain-containing protein: MQLASSFRSGAPMLRADSPLSDDQMRRVAPSIFADGKHESRSERYTYIPTIDVLRGLRNEGFQPFMVCQTRVRAQDKREFTKHLIRMRPASEITGEDVNEIILLNSHDGSSGFQLLGGVYRFVCQNGMVAGETVGEVRVPHRGNIVQNVVNGAFDVLDGFDLIREQKDGMRAVTLTRDEQHAFARSALALRYDPTDTEAPAPITESQLLNVRRFEDRRDDLWTVFNRIQESLTKGGLHGRSRSGRSMSTRPVTGIDQNVKLNRALWMLADAMRQMKA, from the coding sequence ATGCAACTCGCATCCTCTTTCCGTTCCGGCGCCCCGATGCTGCGCGCCGATTCCCCGCTCTCGGACGACCAGATGCGCCGCGTCGCGCCATCGATTTTCGCGGACGGCAAGCACGAAAGCCGCTCCGAGCGATACACCTACATCCCCACCATCGATGTGCTGCGTGGCCTGCGTAACGAGGGCTTCCAGCCCTTCATGGTGTGCCAGACCCGCGTGCGCGCTCAGGACAAGCGCGAATTCACCAAGCATCTGATCCGCATGCGCCCTGCGAGCGAGATTACCGGCGAGGACGTCAACGAAATCATCCTCCTCAACTCGCACGATGGAAGCAGCGGGTTCCAGTTACTCGGTGGCGTCTATCGCTTCGTCTGCCAGAACGGTATGGTTGCGGGCGAAACCGTGGGCGAGGTCCGCGTCCCCCACAGGGGCAACATCGTGCAGAACGTCGTCAACGGCGCGTTCGACGTGCTCGACGGCTTTGACCTGATCCGCGAACAGAAGGACGGCATGCGCGCCGTGACACTCACCCGTGACGAACAGCACGCGTTCGCCCGCTCGGCCCTCGCCCTGCGCTACGACCCGACCGACACGGAAGCGCCCGCCCCGATCACAGAAAGCCAGCTGCTCAACGTGCGCCGCTTCGAGGACCGCCGCGACGATCTCTGGACGGTTTTTAACCGCATTCAAGAATCTTTAACAAAAGGCGGATTGCACGGGCGCTCGCGCAGCGGACGCTCCATGTCCACCCGCCCCGTCACCGGCATCGACCAGAACGTGAAACTGAACCGCGCGCTGTGGATGCTCGCGGACGCGATGCGTCAGATGAAGGCGTAA
- a CDS encoding AbiJ-NTD4 domain-containing protein, producing MGDYFSDRENGPRARTIQTISPTVWAGIVAVVQGLLNSGSFGFRFPERCSDGQVICGCDSDSLAAAVRAEMPGLLWPLETARAKDDNYYSEREPFAPDTLVILDFVEFVHDSIAKPVLGEYHSYFKHHHLRFDQQDGRDEFRSNVNSLLARNGVAYEMSPTGRMARVLPPVLGEELRRTSFNTGDRTLDNMLDECRAKFSDPNPLVRREALERLWDAWERLKSLADPDKKRSVKIILDAVATEPSLRARLEAEALELNSIGNSHLIRHSEIGQRPVIDVDHVDYLFHRLFAMIQLMLKKKG from the coding sequence ATGGGCGACTATTTCAGTGATCGTGAGAACGGTCCGCGGGCGCGGACCATACAGACGATTTCACCAACCGTGTGGGCCGGGATCGTTGCGGTGGTTCAAGGACTGCTCAATAGCGGCTCGTTTGGATTCCGTTTTCCGGAGCGGTGTTCTGACGGGCAGGTGATTTGCGGTTGTGATTCCGATTCTCTGGCGGCGGCAGTGCGGGCCGAGATGCCGGGGCTGTTGTGGCCGCTCGAAACCGCACGCGCTAAAGACGACAACTATTATTCTGAACGCGAGCCGTTCGCGCCGGACACGCTGGTGATTCTGGACTTCGTCGAGTTTGTCCACGATTCGATCGCAAAACCGGTTCTCGGCGAGTACCACAGCTATTTCAAGCACCATCATCTGAGATTTGACCAGCAGGACGGGCGGGATGAGTTTAGATCGAACGTCAACAGTCTGCTTGCCCGCAACGGTGTGGCATACGAAATGTCGCCAACGGGGCGCATGGCACGCGTGCTTCCCCCAGTGTTGGGCGAAGAGCTGAGGCGCACGAGCTTCAATACCGGTGATCGCACGCTGGACAATATGCTGGATGAATGTCGGGCGAAGTTTTCTGACCCGAATCCGCTGGTGCGCCGTGAGGCGCTGGAGCGACTATGGGATGCCTGGGAGAGGCTGAAGTCGCTTGCGGACCCTGACAAGAAGCGGTCTGTGAAGATCATTCTGGATGCAGTTGCCACGGAGCCATCGCTTCGAGCCCGACTTGAGGCTGAGGCGTTGGAGTTGAACAGCATTGGAAATAGTCATCTGATCCGGCACTCGGAGATCGGCCAGCGGCCAGTCATAGACGTAGATCACGTTGACTATCTCTTTCACCGCTTGTTCGCAATGATCCAGTTGATGCTGAAGAAAAAAGGATAA
- a CDS encoding coiled-coil domain-containing protein: protein MAKANMEWLDAIAHRANVSLTRVEEVLTARHIVPTPVLPAPRRMKLLSITFGGVKLEVEDKGAYTFEWPDLGEGLWGMMTDRNLRGKSSIMEVVRWMLRGKPSTNLQDDVRAWIQNASVRFELDGVEHEIQVDCREGARGSMSRRTSTAGAATVVASFSSDKQFEAVMSDFFLRAFSMESLATWRDSESEDKSGQTVVHGWPALSGAMFIGTNYDVVLGDLPATTGTQARLMQMYLGVPWVSTLASATAARKLVDSGNELDNRRRSQAARSRQARVAEIEVQLEEKRASLSALPSDESIQAELSQLSRRYAESRRREKAMQERLDRETVAEDQASAAYLQDRRDLQAHKDSTAAGAIFRLLDPTCCPRCDHEIDKEKKKKEAISHACAVCGEGISGSEDADVIREELEASVKASKAAFDKVQKAKKQAGDDLVALHEDVDRIEARRDELTSQLGTFEARRLLANEIAILEGRLEEARFDPGVSDVVDDEPAVLKAIVVETESRLKAVRDEFLEEVSTSLLRYAQSFGMHSLSKAELRGNANLFLVKGGADTSFSKVTKGERLRLKVATVLAMIQVGERRGIGRHPGLIMIDSPAAQEVAPEDLKGLLSGLEGVREELPHLQIFVAGITSPAMHEFIPGNRRKEAINGGYLW from the coding sequence ATGGCAAAGGCAAACATGGAATGGCTGGACGCCATTGCGCACAGGGCCAACGTGTCCCTGACCCGTGTGGAGGAGGTACTTACGGCGCGGCATATCGTACCGACGCCTGTATTGCCGGCTCCGCGGAGGATGAAGCTATTGAGCATCACCTTCGGAGGAGTGAAGCTGGAGGTCGAGGACAAGGGCGCGTATACCTTTGAATGGCCCGACCTCGGTGAAGGACTGTGGGGCATGATGACGGACCGCAACCTTCGCGGTAAATCGTCAATCATGGAAGTCGTTCGCTGGATGCTGCGTGGCAAGCCGTCGACAAATCTTCAGGATGACGTGAGGGCGTGGATACAAAACGCGTCGGTGCGATTCGAACTTGACGGTGTCGAGCATGAGATTCAGGTTGACTGTCGGGAAGGGGCGCGCGGATCAATGAGCCGGCGAACATCGACGGCGGGCGCTGCAACGGTAGTCGCGTCATTCAGCAGTGACAAGCAGTTTGAGGCGGTCATGTCGGACTTCTTTCTGCGTGCGTTCTCGATGGAAAGCCTGGCGACCTGGCGAGACAGTGAATCAGAGGACAAGAGTGGGCAAACGGTGGTACATGGTTGGCCCGCATTGTCCGGCGCCATGTTCATCGGCACCAATTACGACGTTGTTCTGGGAGACCTGCCCGCAACCACCGGAACGCAAGCGCGGCTGATGCAGATGTATCTGGGGGTCCCCTGGGTGTCGACGCTGGCGTCTGCAACTGCTGCCCGGAAGCTGGTCGACTCCGGCAATGAGCTGGATAACCGGCGCCGGAGTCAGGCAGCTCGGTCTCGACAGGCACGGGTGGCAGAAATCGAAGTGCAGCTTGAGGAGAAGCGCGCGAGCCTCAGTGCGCTGCCGTCCGACGAGTCGATTCAGGCCGAATTGTCACAGCTAAGCAGAAGGTATGCCGAGTCCAGGCGACGAGAGAAGGCGATGCAGGAGCGCCTGGATCGCGAGACCGTTGCCGAGGACCAGGCAAGTGCGGCTTATCTGCAGGATCGCAGAGACTTGCAGGCCCACAAGGACTCCACCGCGGCTGGGGCGATCTTTCGTTTGCTTGATCCGACCTGCTGCCCCCGGTGTGATCATGAGATCGACAAGGAAAAGAAAAAAAAGGAGGCCATCAGCCATGCATGTGCGGTGTGTGGTGAAGGCATCTCTGGCTCTGAAGATGCCGACGTGATCCGAGAGGAACTGGAGGCCAGTGTCAAAGCCTCGAAGGCGGCGTTCGACAAGGTTCAGAAGGCCAAAAAGCAGGCTGGCGATGACCTGGTTGCGTTACATGAAGACGTGGATCGTATCGAAGCCAGACGCGATGAGCTAACCAGTCAGCTCGGCACATTTGAAGCTCGAAGGTTGCTGGCAAACGAGATTGCGATTCTCGAAGGGCGTCTCGAAGAGGCGCGATTCGACCCCGGTGTCAGTGATGTTGTGGATGATGAACCGGCGGTCCTGAAAGCAATCGTCGTTGAAACCGAGTCGCGCCTGAAGGCGGTGCGCGACGAGTTTCTCGAAGAGGTCTCGACGAGTTTGCTGCGATACGCGCAGAGCTTCGGGATGCACAGCCTGTCGAAGGCTGAACTTCGAGGCAATGCAAACCTGTTCCTTGTCAAAGGCGGCGCGGATACCTCCTTCAGCAAGGTGACGAAGGGGGAGCGTCTCCGTCTGAAGGTTGCCACGGTGCTCGCGATGATTCAGGTTGGCGAACGGCGCGGCATAGGGAGACATCCGGGGCTGATCATGATTGATTCACCGGCCGCGCAAGAAGTCGCACCAGAAGATCTAAAAGGACTGCTTTCAGGCCTGGAGGGTGTGCGAGAAGAGCTCCCTCATCTTCAAATATTTGTTGCGGGTATCACCTCACCTGCGATGCACGAATTCATTCCAGGAAACCGTCGTAAGGAAGCGATAAACGGAGGGTACCTGTGGTAA